GCATGACGCCGCGCGGGGTGACATCGATCGTCAATGGCGCGCCGTCGGACAACGTCAAGTGGGCCTGAAGCCTCTTGCCATCACCCGGGATGGATTCGACCCTGAGCGGAAACTTGTGGCCGGCCGCCTCCTCTATTCTTTCCGCGATCTCAGCGCCCCGGCCGGACATGTCGGAAACACCCGGAAGGCCGGGACCGAGAACAAGGCGATAATTGCCGCGGCTCAGCCGATCGACCCAATCGGCTCTCTCGTTGGCGGGAAGGCGATCAACGACGGCGATCGACGTCGCCAGATCGCTCTCCAGCGTGCCGAGCATGACGGCCTTGGCCGACATATAGCGTTCGGCAAAGAGGATGCTGAACGACAGGCCATAGGCAATGGCGAGACCGGCGAACAGGATCAGAAAGAGCCGGGACCGCAACGAGCCCGGCCACCAGCCGATGCGACGGCTGCCCTCTCTCATGCCCTCGGCTCCGAAATCTCGACCGGAACCGAAAAAACATAGCCTTCAGCGCGCACCGTCTTGATGTAGGTCGGCTCGCGTGCATCGTCGCCCAGCCGCTGGCGCACGCGGCTCACCAGGAGATCGATTGACCGGTCGAACAGCTCCGCATCGCGACCCTGCGTGAGATTGAGCAGCTGGTCACGATTGAGGACGCGTTGGGGATGATCGATGAAGACCCTGAGCAGCCGATATTCGGCGCCGCTCAAGGCGATCTCCGTTCCCTCCTTGTCGAGCAGATGACGTCCGACCGTATCAAGGCGCCAGTCACCGAAGCTCAAAAGCCGACCGGCCTCGCTGATCTGCAGGTTGGGCGGCAGCATCCGGGTCCGACGCAGCACAGCCTTGATCCGTGCGAGAAGCTCGCGTGCCGCGAAGGGTTTCGGCAGATAATCGTCGGCACCCATTTCCAGTCCGATGATCCGGTCCATCTCGTCGTCGCGCGCCGTCAGCATGAGCACGGGCGTAGCTTTGTGCTTACCGGCCCGCAGCTCGCGGCACAGGACCAGGCCGTCATCGCCCGGCATCATCACGTCGAGCACGATCAGATCGACCGTGTTCCCCTCCAGAAAGGTTCTCATCTGCCGCCCGTCGGCCGCCACGGTTGCGCGCAAGCCATTCTTTTTCAGGTAGTTCGAGACCAGTTCTCGGATTTCTCGGTCGTCGTCGACGACAAGGATATGATCGATGTGTTCCATGGATGCTGCCTTCAACGTTCCGACACTCCTAAAAGACCCGCTACTGCGTAACCAACTGGCAGACTCACTAAAGATAACGGTTCGCCGGCCGCGGCAAGCTTAAAGCTTCGCAACGTCCAAAACGGCTTTGGCAAAAGCCTCAGGCGCTTCCTGCGGCAGATTGTGTCCGATGCCACCGCTGACATTGCGGTGTTCGTATTTGCCGGAAAACTTCGCCGCATAGGTCGACGGATCTGGATGTGGCGCGCCATTGGCATCACCTTCCATGGTGATCGTCGGCACGGTAATTACAGGAAATTTCGCAAGCCGGCTTTCATAGGCATCATATTTGGCTTCGCCCTCAGCCAGCGCAAGACGCCAGCGATAGTTATGGATGGTGATTGCCACATGATCCGGATTATCGAAGGCAGGCGCCGAGCGATTGAAGGTTTCGTCGCTGAACTTCCAGGTCGGCGATGCCGTCTGCCAGATCAGGCGGACAAAATCGAGAGTATTGGCGGCGTAACCGGCGCGGCCGCGTTCGGTGGCAAAATAAAACTGGTACCACCAGGACAGTTCCGCTTTCGGAGGGAGAGGCTTCTCGTTGATCTTCTGGCTGCCTATGAGGTAGCCGCTGACCGAAACCAGGGCTTTGCAACGTTCGGGCCAGAGAGCAGCCATGATGTCGGCGGTACGAGCGCCCCAGTCATAACCTGCAACTACGGCTTGTTTGACACCTAGTGCGTCAAGGAACGCAATCATGTCGGCCGCAAGTGCGGCTTGCTGGCCGTTGCGGGGTGTATCGCTCGATAGAAAACGGGTCGTGCCGTAACCGCGCAGATAGGGGATGAGCACGCGATACCCTGCCGAAACGAGAATCGGTGCAACATCGACATAGCTATAAATGTCATAGGGCCAACCGTGCAGGAGCAGGACAGCCGGGCCGTCCGCGGGGCCTGCTTCGGCGTAACCGACGCTGAGCACACCTGCGTCGATCTGTTTTAAAGGACCGAAGGATGTATGTCCCCCACTCTTGGCAGATGCCGAAGACGCGGCGGTGGTTTTGGCATTAGCCAGGCCCGTTGCGCCAAGTTCGACAGCTGCGACGGTCATGGCTGCGATACCGAAGAAACGGCGGCGCTGAAGGTCGATCTGGTGGGTAGTCATTGCTTTCTCTCCGATCCGTGTTGATACGATCGACAAGAAGCCTGGTTCATGTATCCCCGATGTGTCTTGAGACAATCGATTGTGAATAGTTCTGTAGCAAGGCCTTGCTCAGATACATTCTGATACGTTCCCTTGCTCCCCGCCACGAGGAAAAGCGTCACCGCGTTAAAAGCTGTCGTCCAAGCGCCTCTTCTACATTTCCATACAAATCCACTAGAGCCCGGACACATCCGAGATACGTCACGTCTCCAACCTGGCATCATTGCTGGTCGCGCCACATCGCCGTCCAGAGCCTCTAAATCTTGTTTCAAAGGAAACGATGATGACGCTTTTGATCATTGCCTATCTCGGCGGGGCGCTGACTATCCTCAGCCCCTGCATCCTGCCCATCCTTCCCTTCGTCTTCGCACGTGCAGGAAAGCCGTTTCTCCGCAGCACGCTGCCTATGCTTACCGGCATGGCGGCTACATTTGCCGCCGTCGCGACGCTGGCGGCTGTTGGCGGCAGTTGGGCGATCAACGCCAATGAATATGGCCGGCTTGCCGCTCTCGCGTTGCTTGCCGTATTCGGCATCAGCCTGATCTCACCGCGCGCAGCGAGCCTCATCACCCGGCCGGTCGTGGAGTTCGGCAGCCGCCTGGCCAATGCCTCCGGCAAGGCCGGCACCGTCCCCACCGTCGCAAGCTCGCTGATCCTGGGCATCGCCACCGGCCTGCTTTGGGCGCCCTGCGCCGGGCCGATCCTCGGCCTTGTGCTGACGGGTGCAGCACTGCATGGCGCCAATCTTGAAACAAGCTTGCTGCTTGCCGCCTATGCCGCCGGCGCTGCCACCTCGCTTGCCTTTGCGCTATTGATCGGAGGCAAGGTCTTCGCCGGCATGAAACGGTCGCTCGGCTTCAGCGAACGGATCCGTCAGATCCTGGGCGCCGCCGTTCTGGCCGGCGTCACCATTATCGCGCTCGGCCTGGATACCGGCCTTTTGTCAAGACTGTCGTATGCCAGTACCGCATCCTTCGAACAAACCGTCCTCGACCGGCTGCGCACCAACGCGGGCGCCGCGTCGCAGGTCGCTATCAATTCCAACGTGATCCCGGTGAGCACCGCGGCGCCGTTTCGGTCAAATCTGCCTGTCGAAGGCCCTGCACCTTCACTGAATGGGGCTGTGGAATGGTTGAACTCGCCGCCGCTCGCTACCGGACAACTGCGCGGCAAGATCGTGCTCATCGACTTCTGGACCTATTCCTGCATCAACTGCATCCGCACCACGCCCTTCGTCCGCGCCTGGTACGAGAAGTACAAGGACCAGGGTCTTGTCGTGGTTGGTGTGCACGCCCCGGAATTTGCTTTCGAAAAGAAGATCGACAACGTCAAGCAGGCCGTAAGCGACTTCAAAATTGGTTACCCGGTCGCGATCGACAACAACTACAAAATCTGGCGCGCGTTCGACAACAGCTATTGGCCGGCGCATTACCTGATCGATGCGAAGGGCCAGATCCGGTACCACCATTTCGGTGAAGGAAACTACCGACAGACCGAGCAGGCAATCCAGGATCTGCTGCGCGAGGCAGGTAGCGAGACGAAGGCTGGCTCACCCGTAGCGCCGAATGCAAAAGGCGCCGAGGCAAGCCCGGATCTGAAGCACATTCGTTCCGGCGAAACCTACCTGGGCTACCAACGCGCCACGGGTTTTGCATCGACGGAAGCTCTTCGCGCCGACGCGTCCCAACTGTATTCGCTCAGCAGTCCCGGCCTGAACGAATGGGGCCTCTCCGGAACCTGGACGATCCGCGCGGAACAGGCGGTTTTGGACCGACCCGATGGCAGCATCGCCTACCACTTCAGCGCCCGTGACCTGCATCTGGTCCTTGGTCCCGGCCATTCGGGAAAGCCTGTCCGCTTCAAGGTGACGATCGACGGGAAAGCACCTGGAGCAGATCACGGCGCCGATGTTGATAGCGATGGCAACGGCACTGTCACCTCTACGAAGCTCTATCAGCTCGTCCGCCAAGCCGGCGATGTGGAAGCACGAAACTTCGAGATCCGCTTCCTCGACCCGGGCGTCGAAGCCTACGCCTTCACCTTCGGCTGAACCGATAGCCTTCCACCTGAACGAAAGGAGCAAGTCTCATGAATCGCCGTACAATCGCCGCTCTTGCCATCGCTTTTTCCACCGGCGTTATCGCCTATGCGGCCCAGGCTGCCGAGGTGAAGAACATCGTCATCGTCCACGGCGCGCTCGCCGACGGTTCTGGCTGGCGCAAGGCAACCGAAATTCTCGAAAGACGCGGCTTCAATGTCACAATAGTCCAGGAGCCGATCACCTCGCTTGCAGACGATGTCGCCGCGACCAACCGCGTTCTTGACCTTCAGGAAGGACCGAGCCTGCTCGTCGGTCACAGCTACAGCGGCATGGTCATCACCGAAGCAGGAAACAGACCGGACGTCGCCGGACTCGTTTATGTTGCTGCGTTCCAGCCGAAGAAGGGCGAAAGTCTCCTCGACCTCGCCGGATCTAAGCCGCCAGCTGGCAACGGCATCAAGCAAACGAAGGACGGCAAGTACCTCTACCTCGAGCCCTCCGCCTTCGCGAATGACTTCGCTGCCGATCTGCCAAGGGAAGACGCGGCGTTTCTGGCTAAAAGCCAGGTGTTCGCCTCCAAGGATGCCTTCGCCGCCAAGGTTGGCGAGCCGGCATGGAAATCGAAGAAGAGCTGGTCGATCGTTGCCACGCAGGATCGCTCGATCAACCCTGATCTCGAACGTAATATGGCACGGCGCGCCGGCAGTCAGATCACCGAGATCGCAGCAAGCCATGCCGTTTTCGCTTCGCAGCCGGAGAAGGTCGCCGATGTGATCGAGGAAGCTGCTCGTCAGTCTGCGGAATAGGATTTCGCATCGATACAAGGATGTTCAGCCGCTCCGAAAACGGAGCGGCTGAAGTGCATTCAGGATACGCCAGGCTCGAACCATCGATCGATCCCAGAACACAGGCAAGACCCGCCCGCAAAATCTGCCCGCCTTCGGCGTGCCAACGGGCCGCAAAGGTGCGTAGGCGATCTTTCATGGCAATCGACAATGTCAAAGCTCGACGACGATATATTCGTCAAAACATATCCCTAGCCAATGCTGCTGATATCGATATATTCCTTTGAATATTTCGAAGGAGAATCGAAGATATGCATCGTCGCCGGCATTGGATGAAACGGGTGGTCGCGATCATGGCCTGGATTGGCGCTGCAGGGCTGGTGCCGCAGCCCGCAGGCGCGTCAGACCGAATTGCCGTCTTTGCGGCAGCGAGCCTCAAGAATGCCCTTGACGCCGCAAATGCAGCCTGGGCCAGGGAAAGCGGCAAGGAAGCCGTCGCTTCCTATGCAGCGAGCTCCGCACTCGCCAGGCAGATCGAAAGTGGCGCACCAGCCGATATCTTCATCTCCGCTGATCTCGACTGGATGGACTACATCGCCGGAAAAGGCCTGATCCGGAAGGACACCCGCGCTGACTTGCTTGGCAACCGCATCGTGCTGGTAACCGCCAGCGATAAGGCAAAGCAGGTCGATATCAAGCCCGGTTTCGATCTTTCCGGGCTTCTGGGTGATGGCAGGCTTGCGATGGGAGAAGTGAAATCCGTCCCCGCCGGCAAATACGGCAGGGCCGCACTCGAAAAGCTCGGCGTGTGGGCATCGGTCGAGCCGAAGATTGCCGGTGCGCAAAGCGTGCGTGCCGCTCTTGCGCTCGTCTCGCGCGGCGAAGCACCATATGGGATTGTCTATCAGACAGATGCAGCGGCAGATAAAGGCGTCGCAATCGTCGGCATGTTTCCAGCCGATTCGCATCCGCCGATCATTTACCCTGTCGCGGTGCTTGCCGCCAGCAAGAACCCTGACGCCGTTGCCTATCTGAAGTTTCTGAAGTCGGCTATCGCCACTCCCTTCTTTACCGCTCAGGGCTTTACGATCATGAAGTGAGTGGAGATTTCATCCTGCAGCTTCGAACCGGTTTTTTGGAGACACCCAATTTGGACTTTGGCCTGAGCAATGACGAATGGACGGCAATCTTGCTCAGCCTGCGGGTTTCCGTTGTCGCCATGTTGGCGAGCCTGCCGCTCGGCATTGCGGTTGCGCTGCTTCTTGCCCGCGGCCGCTTCCATGGCAAGGCTGTTGTCAATGGCATAGTGCATCTGCCGCTGATCCTTCCGCCCGTCGTCACCGGCTTCATTCTTCTGATCCTCTTCGGCCGCAGGGGACCGATCGGCAGCTTCCTGGACCAGCACTTCGGGATCGTCTTTTCCTTCCGTTGGACGGGCGCAGCTCTCGCCTGTGCGGTCATGGGGTTCCCGCTGATGGTCCGGAGTATCAGGCTTTCGATTGAAGCGATCGATCGCAGGATAGAAGAAGCGGCAGGCACCCTTGGAGCGAGTCCGTTATGGGTTTTCCTCACCGTCACACTGCCGCTGACGGCCCCTGGAATCGTCGTCGGCATGATCCTGTCCTTTGCCAAGGCCATGGGCGAATTTGGAGCAACCATCACCTTCGTATCGAACATCCCAGGTGAGACGCAGACGCTGTCGTCCGCCATCTACACATTCACGCAGGTTCCAGGCGGTGACGCCGGCGCTATGCGCCTTACGCTGGTTGCTATCGTCATCTCCATGGCAGCGCTGCTGACGTCTGAATTCATGGCGAATCTCGCGGGCCGGAGGATGGACCCGGAATGACGCTCACCATCGAAACCAGACACCGTTTCGGCGCATTCACCCTTGATGCAGCGTTTACCTCCGAAGTCGGCGTGACGGCCCTCTTCGGCCGGTCCGGTTCGGGCAAGACCTCGATGATCCGCATCATTGCCGGCCTCGTCCGGCCGGATGAAGGCCGGGTTCTCCTTGACGGTACGCCATTGACCGACACGGCCAAAGGCATCTTCGTTCCCCGCCATCGCCGCCGCTTCGGTTATGTCTTCCAGGACGGCAGGCTCTTCCCCCACTTGAGCGTTCGAAAGAATCTCTCTTATGGAAGCTGGTTTGCACCGAAGGTTTCCCAAACCGGCAACTTTGACCATATCGTCGATCTACTCGGCATCGAAAGCCTGCTCAATCGAAGTCCTTCCAACCTCTCAGGTGGAGAAAAGCAACGGGTGGCGATCGGCCGCGCGCTGCTTTCCTCTCCGCGTCTTCTGCTCATGGACGAACCGCTCGCAGCTCTTGATGAGGCCCGCAAAGCAGAGATCCTGCCCTATCTCGAACGTCTGCGTGACGAGACGCAGATTCCGATCGTCTACGTCAGCCATTCCATCTTGGAGGTGGCACGCCTGGCCAATCAGGTGGTCGTGATGCGTGATGGCAAGGTTGAGGCGTCAGGCCGCGCGACCGATGTCCTGAGCCGTCCTTCGGCGGCCGAAGACCGGCGCGAAGCAGGTGCCCTTCTGGAAGGCGCAGTCGAAAGCTTCGATGAGAAACATCGCCTTGCGACGCTCGCGTTGAAGGCGTCCCGCCTTTACGTGCCCGGTGCCGCGGTGCCGCCGGGCAAGCGCGTTCGCGTCCACATCCCTTCTCGCGATGTCATGCTGGCGACCGTCAGGCCGGAAGGTTTGAGCGCGTTGAATATTATCGAAGGCATCATTCGGCAGATAACGCCTGCGGAAGACGGAACGGTCGAGGTGAAGATCGACTGCGGAGGCGATATCATCCTGTCACGCATCACGGCACTGTCCGTCGAGAGGCTCGATCTGGTGCCGAACAAACCCGTCTTCGCCGTCATCAAGACAGTCGCACTGCAGCCTTGACTATCTCCTCACCGCCTCGGCCTGACTGCGGTTGCCTTCCAGCCAGGCAAGATCACCCGCAAGCGCTGTTCGCATGGCGTCTTCCATATGCCGGAATCGCGACAAAAGCTCCTCTCCGAATGGCGTCAGCGCCGCACCGCCACCCCTCTGGCCACCGCGCTGGGATTCGACGACCGGCGCCTTGAACATGCGGTTCATGTCGCTGACGAGCAACCAGGCGCGCCGGTAGGACATGTCCATCGCCCTGCCGGCTGCCGAGATCGAGCCAGTTTCGCGGATGTGCTCCAAAAGTTCCATCTTGCCACGGCCCAGGCGATCCTCGTGCGGAAAGCTGATACGCAGGATGGGAACGAGTTGATGTCTGGCGGTACTGTCCATTCGGTTCTGCAGTTACAAGAAATTGAAGCCACTTTACGCTTGGCCGTTGGCGCTGTACACAGCCGCCTTGCTGCCGGTAACGACATAAATCTTGAACGCGAATTCAAGTCTTCGCGAAATGATAACCGGCTCGTGTCTTGAAAGATTAACGGTTTGATGCCTATCTTAACCAGGATTTGGTTCGCCCAAATCAGTGATGCGCATGTTCTGTTATTGCAGGAAAGGAAAAGCACTGACAACAGTACACGCCAAGGGAAGAACGCTCGCCGTTATCCCGAAGAGCCTGGAACGTGGCGCCGATGCTGCCGCCCGCGCTCTGCAAGCTGTCCTCACGAGCCTTGAGGACTCCAAAGCTGAAGATATCGTCACCATCGACATTGCCGGAAAATCTGCGCTGGGGGACTATATGGTCGTCGTCTCCGGCCGATCGAACCGCCATGTCCTGGCGATCGCGGATCATCTGCTTACCGACTTGAAAGACGAGGGCTTTGGCGCAGCCCGCGTTGAGGGCAAGGACGGCGGTGATTGGGTCTTGATCGACACCGGCGATATCATCGTGCACGTTTTCCGCCCCGAGATCCGCGAGTTCTACAACATCGAAAAGATGTGGGCAGCGCCGGATATGGACGAAGAAACGCGGCACTGACCGGCGGCCGGCTTGTCCGGTCCTGAGACGCGGCAGTAACCAGGCCGGAAATACGAGAACCCGGCCCAAAGCCGGTATTGTGCCCTTGCGGCGCATGACAGGAGCGGATGAATGCGGGTTGGTCTTTTTGCGGTGGGACGGCTGAAATCCGGCCCCGAGAAGGATCTTGCGGCCCGTTATTTCGACCGTTTTGCCAAGGCCGGTCCTGCGATCGGTCTTGAGTTCTCCCGCGTTGCCGAGGTTGCGGAAAGTCGCGCCTCCAATGCAGAAACGCGCAAGCGCGAAGAGGCGGCCCTGCTTCAAAAGACGCTGGCTGAGGGCAGCATTCTCATTCTTCTCGACGAGCGCGGCAAGACGTTGGACAGCGAAGCGTTTGCCAAAGTCCTCTCCAGCTATCGCGACCAGGGAAAACGGGATCTGATGATTGCCATCGGCGGAGCCGATGGCCTTGACCCGGCGCTTTACGAGCGTGCCGACATGACCTTATGCCTCGGCAAGATGACCTGGCCGCATCAGTTGGTGAGGACGCTCATTGCCGAACAGCTCTACCGTGCGGTCACAATTTTATCCGGTCACCCCTATCACCGCGTCTGATCAGTCACGCAGCCGTGCTTTGCCAACCGTGTCCTTCTGCGCCAATCTTTCTGGCAAATGACGCCAAATCGGCATAGTCTGCGCGCGATTTGAAAGTTAGCTCTGAACCCCGCATGAAAACTGCCCGCAAGCGAAAGCGACTGATCCTGCCCGCATTCGCGGCTGGCCTCGGCGCGACAGTCATTTTCGCCCAGTTTGATGTTGGGAAAGATGGGGCGTTCGCCCAGAATGCAGTGGTTCCAGCACCTGCGGCCGGGACGTCTGAACAGGTCGATCCGGCATTGCCGGACCCGGCTGCCGAGCTCAGAAAAAAACGTGACGAGACCCGCACCGAGCTCGAGACCTTGTCAAAGTCGATCAATCTTTCGTCAGATAAGGTGATGGCGCTGCAAAAAAGCATCGCCGATCTGGACAAAAGCAGCACGAACATCCGCCAGGCGCTGATCGATTCCGCCGCGCGGCGCAAGACGCTTGAAAGACAGATCCTCGAAAGCGAAAAGAGACTTGCCGACCTTGGCATCAAGGAAGACGTTATCCGCCGCTCGCTTCATGAGCGGCGAGGATTGCTTGCCGAAGTGCTCGCCGCCCTTCAACGCATGGGCCGAAATCCGCCGCCCGCGCTGCTTGTGACGCCGGATGATGCGCTTGCCTCGGTGCGTAGCGCCATCCTGCTGGGCGCCGTCGTGCCGGGCATGCGCAAGGAGACCGATAAGCTTGCAGCAGATCTGGGCAACCTGGCGGCCCTTCAGGCTGAAAGCGTGATGGAAAAGACAAATCTCACCGCCACCATGACGAATGGTATCGAGGAGGAGCGGCGCATGGACCTGCTGCTTTCCGAAAACGACAAGCTAAGCCGCAGCAACGCTGCCGATCTGGAAGCAGAAAAGAAGCGCTCTGAAGAATTGGCAGGCAAAGCGACAACGCTCGAAGGCCTCGTGGCTTCGATGGAATCCGAGATTGCCTCCGTGCGCCAGGCCGCTGAAGCAGCAAGGCGCGAAGAAGAGAACCGGAAGCTTCTCACGGACGAGCAGCGGGCACAGGCCAGGGCACTTGCCGATAGCGGTGTGCCCGATAAAAACCGTATTGCGCCCGCATATCCGTTCGGAGAATTGAAGGCAAAATTGGAGCTGCCCGTGGCGGGCGATATTCTGCGCCAGTTCGGCGACGCCGACGGCACTGGGCACGAGGCCATGGGAATGACGCTGGCCACCAATCCGGATACGGTGGTGACTGCGCCGGCGGATGGACTGGTGGTATTTGCCGGCGCCTTCCGCAGCTACGGCCAGATGATCATCCTCGATGCAGGCGAGGGCTATCACTTGGTCCTCTCCGGAATGGACATAATCAGCACGCGCCAAGGAAAATTCGTTTTCGCAGGCGAACCGCTTGCGGTGATGGGTGCAAAAAGAGTCGCGAGCGCAACAGCATTGGCGCTGGAAACCAACCGGCCAACGCTTTACATTGAATTTCGAAAAGACGGAAAACCGGTCGATTCCCGGCCGTGGTGGTCCGCCAAAGACACTGGAAAGGCACGCAATGATTCGTAGGGCTTCTCTTGTTCTGGTCGGCGCATTGATGGGTGCGACCGCCATGAGCGTCATTTATGCGGCGGGAGTGCCGGCCGAAGCGGCCGGGGCATCTACCTACAAGGAACTCTCCGTGTTCGGGGACGTCTTCGAGCGCGTCCGCGCCCAGTACGTCACGCCGCCGGCAGAAGACAAACTGATCGAAAATGCCATCAACGGCATGCTTTCATCCCTCGATCCGCATTCGAGCTATATGAACGCCAAGGATGCCGAGGATATGAGCACCCAGACGAAGGGTGAATTCGGTGGTCTCGGCATTGAAGTCACGATGGAAGACGAACTCGTCAAGGTGATCACGCCGATTGACGATACGCCGGCGGCCAAGGCAGGCGTTCTTGCCGGCGATTTTATTTCCGAGATCGACGGCCAGTCGGTCCGCGGACTGAAGCTCGAAGAAGCTGTCGAAAAGATGCGCGGCGCCGTCAACACTCCGATCAAGCTCACACTCATCCGCAAGGGCGCCGATAAGCCGATCGAGTTGACGATCGTTCGCGACATCGTCGCGGTACAGGCCGTCAAGTCCCGCGTCGAGGATGATGTCGGCTATCTCCGGGTCATCTCCTTCACCGAAAAGACCTACCCGGATCTCGAAAAGGCGATCGCCAAGATCAAGGCGGCGGTTCCGGCCGACAAGCTCAAGGGTTACGTGCTCGACCTGCGCCTCAATCCCGGCGGCCTGCTCGATCAGGCGATCAAGGTTTCTGACGCTCTGCTGCAGCGCGGCGAGGTGGTCTCGACCCGTGGCCGCAATCCCGACGAAACCCGTCGCTTCAATGCCGGCCCGGGCGATCTCACGGATGGCAAGCCGGTGATCGTGCTCGTCAACGGCGGCTCGGCTTCCGCTTCGGAAATCGTGGCCGGCGCCCTGCAGGATCTACGCCGCGCGACCGTTCTCGGCACGAGGTCCTTTGGCAAGGGTTCCGTCCAGACGATCATTCCGCTTGGCGAAAACGGCGCACTGCGGTTGACGACCGCGCTCTACTACACGCCGTCGGGCCGCTCGATTCAAGGCACCGGCATCACGCCGGACATCAAGGTCGAAGAGCCTCTGCCGGACGATCTGAAGGACAAGATGGCAACCGAAGGCGAATCCAGCCTGCGCGGCCATATCAAGGGTCAGAGCGAGACCGATGAAGGCTCAGGTTCCGTCGCCTATGTCCCCCCGGATCCGAAGGACGACGTTCAGTTGAACTATGCGTTCGACTTGCTTCGCGGCAAGAAGACCGACCCGGCCTTCCCCCCGAATCCGGACAAGGCGGTTTCCGCGAAGTGAACATCTTGGGTCATCAGGCCGGATTTTGATCCGGCCTGATTTTTTGCTGTTTCCCGGTTTTGGAGCGGGCGAGGAAATTGGGAACGGATTTGCATGCACCACTGGGCCAGAACCGCAAGGCTGGCAAGCGGCCGAATATCCTGCGGATCGGCCGGATTGCCGCCAGCCTCTGCCTGATCACGATCGGCGGCTTTTCTCTCTACACGATGCTCAGTGACGATGGCCTTCAGCCGACAAGGCCGCCTCTGGCCGATCAAGCGGCCTCACCACCGACGGATACCGTCCAGCCCGCCCCCACGCAGAGCCAGACGGCAAATGGGATGTCGCGCTCCGATCCGCATTCCGGTGCGAATATCGAGCGGATGGTGACCGGAGACGGCTCGGTCGTGACCAAATACAGCCCGCGGCCACGCGACGACAAGGGTCCAGCTCTGGTGGACGCCATGCAGGTCGGCCAGGATCCGCGCATGGCAGCGATGCCCAATGAGAGCCTTCTGGAGGACAGCCCGTTTGGCCGCCTACCCGTCATCGGACCGGATGGCCGTCGCCCGATGGATCAGTATGCGCGTCCGTGGTCCGGCGCCCGCGGCACCCGCGTTGCGATCGTGGTGAGCGGTCTCGGCCTCAGCCAGACGGGTACGCAGCGCGCCATCAAGGAGCTTCCTGAGGAAGTCACCCTCGCATTCGCCGCCAGCGGCAATAGCCTGCAGCGTTGGATGCAGGAAGCGCGACGCAGCGGCCATGAAATCCTCCTGCAAGTTCCACTGGAGCCCTTCGATTATCCGGCAAACGACCCCGGCCCCGGGACGCTGCTTACCTCGAAGTCACCAGCAGAAAATATCGAAAACCTGCATCGCGCGATGGCCGAAATCACCAACTATACGGGCATCATGAACTATCTGGGAGGACGCTTCCTCTCCAATCCCGATGCCA
Above is a window of Rhizobium etli 8C-3 DNA encoding:
- a CDS encoding divergent polysaccharide deacetylase family protein, which translates into the protein MGTDLHAPLGQNRKAGKRPNILRIGRIAASLCLITIGGFSLYTMLSDDGLQPTRPPLADQAASPPTDTVQPAPTQSQTANGMSRSDPHSGANIERMVTGDGSVVTKYSPRPRDDKGPALVDAMQVGQDPRMAAMPNESLLEDSPFGRLPVIGPDGRRPMDQYARPWSGARGTRVAIVVSGLGLSQTGTQRAIKELPEEVTLAFAASGNSLQRWMQEARRSGHEILLQVPLEPFDYPANDPGPGTLLTSKSPAENIENLHRAMAEITNYTGIMNYLGGRFLSNPDAMEPVMRDIGKRGLLFLDDGSSAQSKTDAVAKGTELAHAFADLQLDGQVDVNAILHRLDELERIAKRNGQAIGVAAAFDESIEAISKWSEEAGMRGIEIVGVAALAADAKNP
- a CDS encoding murein hydrolase activator EnvC family protein, translated to MKTARKRKRLILPAFAAGLGATVIFAQFDVGKDGAFAQNAVVPAPAAGTSEQVDPALPDPAAELRKKRDETRTELETLSKSINLSSDKVMALQKSIADLDKSSTNIRQALIDSAARRKTLERQILESEKRLADLGIKEDVIRRSLHERRGLLAEVLAALQRMGRNPPPALLVTPDDALASVRSAILLGAVVPGMRKETDKLAADLGNLAALQAESVMEKTNLTATMTNGIEEERRMDLLLSENDKLSRSNAADLEAEKKRSEELAGKATTLEGLVASMESEIASVRQAAEAARREEENRKLLTDEQRAQARALADSGVPDKNRIAPAYPFGELKAKLELPVAGDILRQFGDADGTGHEAMGMTLATNPDTVVTAPADGLVVFAGAFRSYGQMIILDAGEGYHLVLSGMDIISTRQGKFVFAGEPLAVMGAKRVASATALALETNRPTLYIEFRKDGKPVDSRPWWSAKDTGKARNDS
- a CDS encoding S41 family peptidase, producing MIRRASLVLVGALMGATAMSVIYAAGVPAEAAGASTYKELSVFGDVFERVRAQYVTPPAEDKLIENAINGMLSSLDPHSSYMNAKDAEDMSTQTKGEFGGLGIEVTMEDELVKVITPIDDTPAAKAGVLAGDFISEIDGQSVRGLKLEEAVEKMRGAVNTPIKLTLIRKGADKPIELTIVRDIVAVQAVKSRVEDDVGYLRVISFTEKTYPDLEKAIAKIKAAVPADKLKGYVLDLRLNPGGLLDQAIKVSDALLQRGEVVSTRGRNPDETRRFNAGPGDLTDGKPVIVLVNGGSASASEIVAGALQDLRRATVLGTRSFGKGSVQTIIPLGENGALRLTTALYYTPSGRSIQGTGITPDIKVEEPLPDDLKDKMATEGESSLRGHIKGQSETDEGSGSVAYVPPDPKDDVQLNYAFDLLRGKKTDPAFPPNPDKAVSAK
- the modC gene encoding molybdenum ABC transporter ATP-binding protein, with the translated sequence MTLTIETRHRFGAFTLDAAFTSEVGVTALFGRSGSGKTSMIRIIAGLVRPDEGRVLLDGTPLTDTAKGIFVPRHRRRFGYVFQDGRLFPHLSVRKNLSYGSWFAPKVSQTGNFDHIVDLLGIESLLNRSPSNLSGGEKQRVAIGRALLSSPRLLLMDEPLAALDEARKAEILPYLERLRDETQIPIVYVSHSILEVARLANQVVVMRDGKVEASGRATDVLSRPSAAEDRREAGALLEGAVESFDEKHRLATLALKASRLYVPGAAVPPGKRVRVHIPSRDVMLATVRPEGLSALNIIEGIIRQITPAEDGTVEVKIDCGGDIILSRITALSVERLDLVPNKPVFAVIKTVALQP
- the rlmH gene encoding 23S rRNA (pseudouridine(1915)-N(3))-methyltransferase RlmH, producing the protein MRVGLFAVGRLKSGPEKDLAARYFDRFAKAGPAIGLEFSRVAEVAESRASNAETRKREEAALLQKTLAEGSILILLDERGKTLDSEAFAKVLSSYRDQGKRDLMIAIGGADGLDPALYERADMTLCLGKMTWPHQLVRTLIAEQLYRAVTILSGHPYHRV
- the rsfS gene encoding ribosome silencing factor; protein product: MFCYCRKGKALTTVHAKGRTLAVIPKSLERGADAAARALQAVLTSLEDSKAEDIVTIDIAGKSALGDYMVVVSGRSNRHVLAIADHLLTDLKDEGFGAARVEGKDGGDWVLIDTGDIIVHVFRPEIREFYNIEKMWAAPDMDEETRH
- a CDS encoding winged helix-turn-helix domain-containing protein; translated protein: MDSTARHQLVPILRISFPHEDRLGRGKMELLEHIRETGSISAAGRAMDMSYRRAWLLVSDMNRMFKAPVVESQRGGQRGGGAALTPFGEELLSRFRHMEDAMRTALAGDLAWLEGNRSQAEAVRR